The genomic interval GATCTGGTGGCTTTGGACGGGCGGGGCGGTTTGCTGCCCTTGCTCAATGCGGCTTGAAGTGCCGCTTCAATTGCCTTCCTGATCGGCAATAATCCGTTTGCTTTTTGCCCGCCGTGGCTTCTCCGGCGGGCTTTGTTTTGAATTGAAAGAACACCATGTCCGAGCAACAAGATCCCGTATTCCAGATCCAGCGCGTCTACCTGAAAGAGGCTTCGCTGGAGCAGCCCAATTCCCCCGGCATCCTGCTGGACCCCACCCAGCCTTCGGTGGAAATCCAGCTGGGTGTGGAAGCCAACCCGGTGGCCGATGGCATTTTCGAAGTCGCGGTGACCGCCACTGTGCAAACCAAGATTGGCGAAAAGACCGTGTTTCTGGTGGAAGCCAAGCAAGCCGGCATTTTTGAAATCCGCAACATGTCGCAAGAGCAGATGGGCCCGATCATCGGCATTGCCTGCCCGCAAATCGTCTACCCCTACCTGCGCAGCAACGTGGCAGACATGGTCCAGCGCGCTGGTTTCCCGCAAGTGCACCTGGCCGAAATCAACTTCCAGGCCATGTACGAGCAGCAGCAAGCCAACGCCGCTGCGGCCGCTGCCGAAGCGCCCACTGCAACCCTGCAGTAAGCCATGAAAATCGCGGTTCTGGGCGCGGGGGCCTGGGGCACCGCGCTGGCCATCAGCGCCAGCCTTCACTCGCAAGGCGGCCACAGCGTCACGCTGTGGGCGCGCAATGCCGAGCAGGCCGCTGCCATGCAGGCCCAGCGCTGCAACCAGCGCTACCTGCCCGGCATTCCTTTTCCCGAAGCCCTTACCGTCTGCTCCGTGGCACCCGCGGCCCTGGCCGCGCTGGTGGCGGGGCACGACCTCGTGATTTTGGGCACACCCATGTCGGGCCTGCGCAGCATGCTGCAGGACATTGCAGGCTGTGCCGCCCCGGTGGCCTGGCTGTGCAAGGGGTTTGAATCTCCTGGTTCCAAGCCTTTTGGGCTGCTGGCGCACGAGGTATATGCACAAGTAGCTACGGAATCCATAGCAAATGAGGTTGCCGATGGGGCTGCCCGTTATGGCGTGCTCAGCGGCCCCAGTTTTGCCCAGGAAGTCGCCCGTGGCCAGCCCACTGCCCTGGTAGCGGCCAGCAGCCACGCCGAGGTGCGCGATGCCCTGGTCGAGGCCTTCCACAGCCCGGCGCTGCGGGTCTATGCCAGCGACGACGTGGTGGGCGTGGAGGTGGGCGGCGCGGTCAAGAACGTGCTGGCCATCGCCACCGGCCTGTGCGATGGCTTGGGCCTGGGCCTGAACGCGCGGGCGGCACTGGTGACCCGTGGGCTGGCCGAGATGACGCGCCTGGGCGTCGCCCTGGGTGCCAAGGCCGAGACCTTCATGGGCTTGTCGGGTCTGGGCGATCTGGTGCTGACCTGCACCGGCGATCTGAGCCGCAACCGGCAGGTGGGCTTGTTACTGGCGCAGGGCCAGACGTTGGACCAGGCGGTGGCCTCTTTGGGCCATGTGGCCGAGGGCGTGTACAGCGCCCGCACTGTGGCGCAGCGCGCGCACAGCCTGGGCGTGGACATGCCCATCACCCACAGCGTAGTGGCTTTGCTGGACGGGCGCATCCGCCCGGCTGACGCTGTTGCGTCTCTGATGGGGCGGTCCCCGGTGCCCGAGCTCGTGTAAGGTTTTGTGTCTTGTGTGTAAGGAAACTTCTTACACGGCCCGGTAAAAAAGGGACCTGCGGTATGGGTGCCCCCCGACTTAATTTTTGATTGGGGGGTATTCACAATCCATTTCAACGGATCGGGAAACAGCAGATTGCGACAAGCGCAATGCAGCCTGAACCGGGCAGACCAAAGGACACACCATGAACACCGAACAGATCATTGCCGAAATCCGCGAGGCCAATCTGACGTACCTCATGCTGGCGCAAAGCCTGATCCGCCAGGACAAGGCCGAAGCCCTGTTCCGCCTCGGCATCAACGAAGAAGCCGCCGACATCCTGGGTGCCCTGTCCGCTGCGCAAATTCTGAAACTGGCCTCGGGCAATATGCTGCTGTGCCACTTCCGCGTGGAAGACAGCCTGGTCTGGAGCCTCTTGACCAACCACGACATCAAGAAGGTCGGCAACCCTGCCACCAACACCTTGCACGCCAACATCCTGATGGCTGGCCGCGTGGCCGAAGTCCTGTAAGGAGCCCAGCATGACTTCCACCTCGACAGCTACCGCCACCAAAGCCGCCAAACCTGCCAAAAGCGTGTTGCAAGACTCGCAGCAAATTGAACGCGCCGCCGCACTCATCCGCATGGGCGCCCGTATGCAGGTACTGGAATCGGAAACCGATCTGTCCTACGAGCGACTGCTGCGCCTGTACAAAGAGGTGTCGGGCAAGTCGCCCAGCAAGGGCCAACTGCCGTTTTCGACCGACTGGTTTTTGTCGTGGCAAGAGAACATCCACTCTTCGCTGTTTCTGAACATCTACGAATACCTGTCCAAAAGCATGGACATGGACTCCATC from Comamonadaceae bacterium OS-1 carries:
- the secB gene encoding protein-export protein SecB, coding for MSEQQDPVFQIQRVYLKEASLEQPNSPGILLDPTQPSVEIQLGVEANPVADGIFEVAVTATVQTKIGEKTVFLVEAKQAGIFEIRNMSQEQMGPIIGIACPQIVYPYLRSNVADMVQRAGFPQVHLAEINFQAMYEQQQANAAAAAAEAPTATLQ
- the gpsA gene encoding glycerol-3-phosphate dehydrogenase [NAD(P)+] yields the protein MKIAVLGAGAWGTALAISASLHSQGGHSVTLWARNAEQAAAMQAQRCNQRYLPGIPFPEALTVCSVAPAALAALVAGHDLVILGTPMSGLRSMLQDIAGCAAPVAWLCKGFESPGSKPFGLLAHEVYAQVATESIANEVADGAARYGVLSGPSFAQEVARGQPTALVAASSHAEVRDALVEAFHSPALRVYASDDVVGVEVGGAVKNVLAIATGLCDGLGLGLNARAALVTRGLAEMTRLGVALGAKAETFMGLSGLGDLVLTCTGDLSRNRQVGLLLAQGQTLDQAVASLGHVAEGVYSARTVAQRAHSLGVDMPITHSVVALLDGRIRPADAVASLMGRSPVPELV
- the flhD gene encoding flagellar transcriptional regulator FlhD, encoding MNTEQIIAEIREANLTYLMLAQSLIRQDKAEALFRLGINEEAADILGALSAAQILKLASGNMLLCHFRVEDSLVWSLLTNHDIKKVGNPATNTLHANILMAGRVAEVL
- the flhC gene encoding flagellar transcriptional regulator FlhC, whose protein sequence is MTSTSTATATKAAKPAKSVLQDSQQIERAAALIRMGARMQVLESETDLSYERLLRLYKEVSGKSPSKGQLPFSTDWFLSWQENIHSSLFLNIYEYLSKSMDMDSIDILTKAYRLYTEQIVAAEVDPLLSFTRAWRLVKFVDANMLNMTQCSSCGGKFVTELYENPRQYVCGLCSPPARAGKCKGERTLMLH